The following are encoded together in the Gammaproteobacteria bacterium genome:
- the mtnA gene encoding S-methyl-5-thioribose-1-phosphate isomerase: MGADGSAFEVLDQTVLPFTVRFLTVDSVSACARVIRDMQVRGAPLIGVAAAAGMALAAHADAGDVALRSAASELLASRPTAVNLRWAVAGMLRLLEALPLAARADAALVHARALQNAEHRCCERIGEQGFELLRVAAHSPRARARGRLDVLTHCNAGWLATGAWGTALAPLYRAAAAGMELHVWVDETRPRNQGARLTAWELGQAGIAHSIVVDNCAAHLMQRGMVDLCLVGSDRTTGSGDVCNKIGTYAKALAAVDNGVPFYVALPCSTIDWELDNGVAEIEIEARDGAEVLMHEGAGADGSLQRVRAAPPGSAAVNFAFDVTPARLVSALICEHGIFAPDQAGMSRLRAMASSAPERV, encoded by the coding sequence ATGGGTGCGGATGGCAGTGCCTTCGAGGTGCTCGATCAAACCGTACTGCCGTTTACGGTGCGGTTTCTGACGGTCGACAGCGTGAGCGCGTGCGCCCGCGTGATCCGCGACATGCAGGTACGCGGGGCTCCGTTGATCGGTGTTGCCGCAGCGGCGGGAATGGCGCTCGCGGCGCATGCCGATGCCGGTGACGTTGCGCTGCGCAGTGCCGCGAGCGAACTGCTGGCGAGTCGCCCGACGGCCGTCAACCTGCGCTGGGCGGTGGCCGGGATGTTGCGCCTGCTCGAGGCTTTGCCACTCGCAGCGCGCGCCGATGCCGCGCTCGTTCATGCCCGCGCCCTGCAAAACGCGGAGCACCGGTGCTGCGAGCGCATCGGCGAGCAGGGCTTCGAGTTGTTGCGCGTCGCGGCGCACTCGCCGCGCGCGCGCGCCCGCGGGCGTCTCGATGTGCTGACCCACTGCAATGCCGGCTGGCTTGCCACCGGTGCCTGGGGTACCGCGCTCGCGCCGTTGTATCGGGCCGCTGCCGCGGGCATGGAGTTGCATGTCTGGGTCGATGAAACGCGCCCGCGCAACCAGGGTGCCCGGCTCACGGCCTGGGAACTCGGACAGGCGGGGATCGCGCACAGTATCGTGGTCGACAATTGTGCTGCGCACCTGATGCAGCGCGGCATGGTCGATCTTTGCCTGGTCGGCAGCGATCGCACCACCGGCAGCGGTGATGTGTGCAACAAGATCGGCACCTATGCCAAGGCGCTGGCCGCGGTCGACAACGGGGTGCCGTTCTATGTCGCGCTGCCGTGCTCGACCATCGACTGGGAACTCGACAACGGCGTCGCGGAAATCGAAATCGAGGCCCGCGATGGCGCCGAAGTGCTGATGCACGAAGGCGCCGGCGCCGATGGCAGCCTGCAGCGGGTGCGTGCAGCGCCTCCCGGCAGCGCGGCGGTGAATTTCGCGTTCGACGTGACGCCTGCCCGCCTGGTCAGCGCACTGATCTGCGAGCACGGGATATTTGCCCCCGACCAGGCCGGGATGAGTCGCCTGCGCGCGATGGCGAGCAGCGCGCCGGAACGGGTATAG
- a CDS encoding SLC13/DASS family transporter produces the protein MNPDPRTRLARIGSAVRRAGLVAGPLAMTAFVLLAGQGIGTDARVVLGMALWMALWWMSEAVPLAVTSLLPLVILPLFTSLGFAAASAPYASNVVYLFMGGFMLGLAMQRWGLHRRIALAMLVAMGSGQRQLIAGFMLATALLSMWLSNTATMMMLAPIGLSVVQTWREERAPANATDGFAAALMLGIAYAASIGGMATPIGTPPNLVMAGFMRAHYSMDITMLQWLRVGLPVVLILLPLTWLWLCFGAFRLGNGQFAGGRQALRIRLRDLGPAGSAEWRVGAVFALVAGGWVLRPQLALWLNLPGLDDALIALLGAMALFILPAGDADGTRLLDWNTARGLPWDILLLFGGGLSLAAAITSSGADVPIAALIGKLGELGPGSMMVLLAAVIVFSGELTSNTAAASAIMPILAVVCTASGLEPLPVFMVATLSASCGFMLPVATPPNAIAYGSGCVPLGAMIRAGFGLNLLGILVVVGYVWFIAF, from the coding sequence TTGAATCCGGATCCGCGAACGAGACTGGCGCGGATCGGCAGTGCCGTCCGGCGTGCCGGACTGGTCGCCGGTCCGCTCGCGATGACGGCTTTCGTGCTGCTGGCGGGGCAGGGCATCGGTACGGATGCGCGTGTGGTTCTCGGAATGGCGCTGTGGATGGCTCTGTGGTGGATGAGCGAGGCAGTTCCGCTCGCCGTCACTTCGCTGTTGCCGTTGGTGATCCTGCCATTGTTCACCTCGCTCGGTTTTGCCGCCGCGTCGGCCCCTTATGCCAGCAACGTCGTGTATTTGTTCATGGGGGGGTTCATGCTCGGGCTGGCGATGCAGCGCTGGGGGCTGCATCGACGCATCGCCCTGGCGATGCTCGTCGCGATGGGCTCGGGACAGCGGCAGTTGATCGCGGGCTTCATGCTGGCAACCGCCTTGCTGTCGATGTGGCTGTCCAACACCGCCACCATGATGATGCTCGCCCCAATCGGTCTCAGCGTGGTGCAGACCTGGCGCGAGGAGCGCGCGCCGGCGAACGCAACCGATGGCTTTGCCGCGGCGCTGATGCTGGGCATTGCCTATGCGGCATCGATTGGCGGTATGGCGACACCGATCGGGACGCCGCCGAACCTGGTGATGGCGGGCTTCATGCGTGCCCATTACTCCATGGATATCACGATGCTGCAATGGCTGCGCGTGGGGCTTCCGGTGGTGCTGATATTGCTGCCGCTCACCTGGCTGTGGTTGTGCTTTGGCGCCTTTCGCCTGGGCAACGGGCAATTTGCCGGGGGCAGGCAGGCGCTGCGGATCAGGCTGCGTGATCTTGGTCCGGCCGGTAGTGCCGAGTGGCGCGTCGGAGCGGTGTTTGCCCTGGTTGCCGGTGGCTGGGTGCTGCGACCACAACTGGCTTTGTGGCTGAACCTGCCGGGACTCGATGATGCGCTGATCGCATTGCTCGGTGCGATGGCATTGTTCATTCTGCCCGCAGGGGATGCAGACGGAACGCGCTTGCTCGACTGGAATACCGCGCGGGGTCTGCCGTGGGATATCCTGCTGCTGTTCGGAGGTGGCCTCAGTCTGGCGGCCGCGATCACGAGTTCGGGCGCTGACGTACCGATTGCTGCGCTGATCGGGAAGCTCGGTGAACTCGGCCCGGGCTCGATGATGGTGCTGCTGGCTGCCGTGATCGTGTTTTCCGGCGAACTCACCAGCAACACCGCGGCGGCAAGTGCAATCATGCCGATACTCGCGGTCGTCTGCACTGCCAGCGGCCTCGAGCCGCTGCCGGTATTCATGGTCGCAACCCTCTCCGCAAGCTGCGGTTTCATGTTGCCGGTGGCGACACCGCCCAACGCCATCGCCTACGGCAGCGGTTGCGTACCGTTGGGCGCGATGATCCGTGCCGGCTTTGGACTCAATCTTCTTGGCATCCTGGTGGTAGTTGGCTATGTCTGGTTCATCGCATTCTGA